The following coding sequences lie in one Pseudomonadota bacterium genomic window:
- a CDS encoding FKBP-type peptidyl-prolyl cis-trans isomerase N-terminal domain-containing protein has translation MANEGLDFQDESVRLGYSIGFQVGGDFIRQGQEIDPEFVMKGIRDALAGTDPLLTPLEMKNVLIELGKNIARMEMLKKGR, from the coding sequence ATGGCAAATGAGGGCCTTGATTTTCAGGATGAGAGTGTCCGGCTCGGCTACAGCATCGGTTTTCAGGTCGGCGGCGATTTCATCCGCCAGGGGCAGGAGATCGACCCTGAATTTGTAATGAAAGGGATCCGGGATGCCCTTGCCGGAACCGACCCTCTTTTGACCCCGCTGGAAATGAAGAATGTGCTGATCGAATTGGGTAAAAATATCGCCCGGATGGAAATGCTGAAAAAAGGCAGATGA
- a CDS encoding multicopper oxidase domain-containing protein, which produces MKTTGVANTYDIAMRQFKQQILPPPFPVTTVWSYGPASDPVPDVAPAANSQFNYPAYTIETTSGVPVNVKWRNELVAIDPVTGFPYAPGSGQRSFLPHLFDVDQTLHWANPPAAGCVDNTNRTDCRTLNPAPYLGPVPMITHVHGAHVQAHSDGYPEQWYLPDADNIPAGYATEGSVFDDALGQLPGGNSGQVDFVYSNDQPATTLWYHDHSLGITRLNVYAGPAGFWLVRGGANYSDADVDDGTTGAVADGNLPGPAPVAGQGVAALNTPGDPVRNSIREIPIVIQDRSFREDGSLLYPDSRIDFDNYTGPYVPDSDISPMWNPEAFFNAMVVNGTVWPTLEVAPALYRFRLLNGNDSRFLNLALFEAVGDVLGTEHPFYQIGAEQGFLTEVVEVVTGQTTTYPGGVVTTIPVPREQQALLMGLAERADVLVDFRGLADGIHIRMINTAADSPFGGFDSSDPDADPPAMPATTGQVMEFVVNSTLLGAPTDPGGATPATTPQDLILPSEATAAPLPAPLLGDTRQVSLNEEESGRVCVTVSATGEITVVYVSPTKLDAAAITSICNTYGAVPQAPASALLGTVDLAGPDPLGVPLQWTDKTGASTPVQVNLVNGGTPSINVTENPTLNTVEDWEIYNFTEDAHPIHLHLVRFQVLGRREIGGGPGANGDLQPWETGFKDTVIAYPGEITTVRALFDIAGLYVWHCHILEHEDNEMMRPFVVSP; this is translated from the coding sequence ATGAAGACCACCGGCGTGGCGAACACCTACGATATTGCCATGCGGCAGTTCAAGCAGCAGATACTGCCGCCGCCGTTCCCGGTGACCACGGTCTGGAGTTACGGCCCTGCTTCCGATCCGGTACCGGATGTTGCGCCGGCCGCGAACTCGCAGTTCAATTATCCCGCCTACACCATCGAAACCACTTCAGGGGTCCCGGTCAACGTCAAATGGCGGAACGAACTTGTTGCCATTGATCCCGTCACCGGCTTTCCGTATGCTCCCGGTTCCGGGCAGAGGAGTTTCCTGCCGCATCTTTTTGATGTCGACCAGACCCTGCACTGGGCCAATCCGCCGGCAGCAGGATGTGTCGACAACACCAACCGTACCGATTGCCGGACCCTGAATCCCGCACCCTATCTTGGCCCGGTGCCGATGATCACCCATGTCCACGGAGCTCATGTCCAGGCGCACAGTGACGGTTATCCTGAGCAGTGGTATCTGCCCGATGCCGACAATATTCCCGCCGGCTACGCCACCGAAGGGAGCGTATTTGACGATGCTCTCGGGCAACTGCCGGGCGGGAACAGCGGACAGGTGGATTTTGTCTACAGCAACGACCAGCCGGCGACCACCCTCTGGTATCATGACCACAGTCTGGGCATTACCCGCCTGAATGTTTACGCAGGCCCGGCCGGTTTCTGGCTCGTTCGCGGCGGCGCGAATTACAGTGATGCCGACGTTGATGATGGAACCACCGGAGCAGTTGCGGACGGCAACTTGCCTGGGCCTGCCCCTGTAGCCGGACAAGGGGTGGCTGCACTGAATACCCCAGGAGATCCGGTGAGAAATTCCATTCGCGAAATTCCCATCGTTATCCAGGACCGCTCTTTCCGTGAAGACGGCTCATTGCTGTACCCGGACAGCCGTATCGATTTTGACAACTATACAGGCCCCTATGTCCCTGACAGTGATATTTCCCCGATGTGGAATCCGGAAGCGTTCTTTAATGCCATGGTGGTTAACGGCACAGTCTGGCCAACCCTGGAAGTTGCTCCGGCCTTATATCGGTTCCGGTTATTGAACGGCAATGATTCCCGTTTCCTGAACCTGGCATTGTTCGAAGCGGTAGGAGATGTCCTTGGTACAGAGCATCCTTTCTATCAGATTGGTGCTGAACAGGGTTTCCTGACGGAGGTAGTCGAGGTCGTTACCGGTCAGACCACGACTTATCCTGGCGGTGTGGTAACAACTATCCCCGTTCCGCGGGAACAGCAGGCGTTGCTGATGGGACTGGCGGAACGAGCGGATGTTCTTGTCGACTTTCGCGGTCTGGCAGACGGTATCCATATCCGGATGATAAACACTGCCGCCGACTCTCCGTTTGGCGGCTTTGACAGCTCCGATCCCGATGCCGATCCTCCAGCGATGCCGGCCACTACCGGTCAGGTCATGGAATTTGTCGTCAACAGCACTCTTCTGGGTGCCCCCACCGACCCAGGAGGAGCCACTCCCGCCACCACCCCGCAGGATTTGATCCTGCCCTCCGAGGCAACTGCCGCTCCTCTGCCTGCTCCTTTGCTCGGAGATACCCGTCAGGTTTCACTGAACGAGGAAGAGTCCGGTCGGGTATGTGTGACGGTTTCGGCAACCGGTGAGATCACCGTGGTCTATGTATCTCCAACAAAACTTGATGCGGCAGCGATTACCTCCATCTGTAATACATACGGAGCGGTGCCCCAGGCTCCGGCTTCAGCATTGCTCGGGACAGTTGATCTTGCCGGACCGGACCCGCTGGGTGTGCCGCTCCAATGGACTGATAAGACGGGGGCGAGCACTCCGGTGCAGGTCAATCTCGTAAACGGCGGTACGCCATCCATTAACGTGACCGAGAATCCAACCCTGAATACGGTTGAGGACTGGGAGATCTATAACTTCACCGAGGACGCCCATCCCATCCATCTTCACCTGGTCCGCTTCCAGGTACTGGGACGACGGGAGATTGGCGGCGGACCCGGCGCCAACGGCGATCTGCAGCCATGGGAGACCGGGTTCAAGGACACCGTTATAGCGTACCCCGGAGAGATCACCACGGTGCGGGCGTTGTTCGACATAGCCGGTCTTTATGTCTGGCATTGTCATATTCTGGAACACGAGGACAATGAAATGATGCGTCCGTTCGTGGTTTCACCTTGA
- a CDS encoding FKBP-type peptidyl-prolyl cis-trans isomerase: MKNGYAAVALAALFLLPGICPAEELPGKTDALKNQDRVSYSIGYQIGGDLKKHGRTVDAAAFLQGMTDARKDAPVMDRGEMQEALIAFKKSLAADATDQSGVGQPGLPAQNVKAEQLFLEQNRQQEGVVTLASGLQYKIIKKGDGRMPKLEDTVTIHYKGNLIDGTEFYSTWRKGSPQTVPVSKSVPGLQEALQLMPEGSEWQLFIPHHLAYGEKGPLGDRTVIFELELLEIK, from the coding sequence TTGAAAAATGGATATGCGGCGGTTGCTCTTGCAGCTTTATTCTTACTGCCGGGGATATGCCCGGCGGAAGAGTTGCCGGGGAAAACAGACGCCCTCAAAAATCAGGACAGGGTGAGCTACAGCATCGGGTACCAGATCGGCGGTGATCTGAAAAAGCACGGCAGGACCGTCGATGCCGCGGCCTTCCTGCAGGGAATGACGGACGCCCGTAAAGATGCCCCGGTCATGGACAGGGGTGAGATGCAGGAAGCCCTGATCGCGTTTAAAAAGAGCCTGGCAGCAGATGCCACCGACCAGTCGGGAGTCGGGCAACCCGGGCTGCCTGCACAAAATGTAAAGGCGGAACAACTTTTCCTTGAACAGAATCGGCAGCAGGAAGGTGTCGTGACCCTGGCGAGCGGCCTTCAGTATAAAATTATTAAAAAAGGCGATGGCCGGATGCCGAAACTGGAAGATACCGTCACCATTCACTACAAGGGCAACCTGATCGACGGCACCGAGTTCTATAGTACCTGGCGCAAGGGAAGCCCGCAGACGGTGCCGGTCAGCAAAAGTGTTCCCGGACTGCAGGAGGCGCTGCAGCTGATGCCGGAAGGGTCGGAATGGCAGCTTTTCATCCCCCATCATCTGGCATATGGAGAAAAGGGCCCTCTGGGTGACCGGACGGTCATCTTTGAGCTCGAACTGCTTGAAATCAAATAA
- a CDS encoding response regulator: protein MNKRILVMDPDDLVRDSMQLFLEGMGCRVMTSGNADNALRCLSENEYDALVCARDLPEMDGLGFIRQIRKLYPKMLRVLECDDRSSMEFFREAKLAGAHEVIHKPYTATDVEKVVSSLNLKYWVMENGGKSAGRLL, encoded by the coding sequence ATGAATAAAAGGATACTGGTGATGGACCCTGATGATCTGGTGAGGGATTCAATGCAGCTCTTCCTTGAAGGAATGGGGTGTCGGGTGATGACTTCCGGTAATGCAGACAATGCTCTCAGGTGCCTTTCTGAAAACGAATATGATGCACTGGTCTGTGCCCGCGATCTACCGGAAATGGATGGTCTGGGGTTTATCCGGCAGATCAGGAAGCTGTATCCGAAAATGTTGAGAGTTCTTGAGTGTGACGACCGCAGCAGCATGGAGTTTTTCCGTGAGGCAAAACTGGCCGGGGCGCATGAGGTTATTCATAAGCCCTATACCGCCACCGACGTTGAGAAAGTGGTCTCAAGCCTCAACCTGAAATACTGGGTTATGGAGAATGGCGGAAAATCCGCCGGGCGATTGCTATGA
- a CDS encoding ABC transporter ATP-binding protein produces the protein MIRTEEISKIYNAGKPDELHALRDISVEIERGQVTVLQGPSGSGKTSLLSLIGCMARPTSGRIIVDGKDVVKLPERFLTGIRREKFGFIFQQFHLVKDISVEENILLPLYPLEIGIGGMKDRAATVLGKLRIENRKHLKVKKLSGGEQQRVAIARALINAPEIIIADEPTAHLDRKLAGEFMDILASLQDEGKTIVIATHDPFVSENQLVRKVVCMEDGRVEKVVER, from the coding sequence GTGATCCGCACTGAGGAGATCAGCAAGATTTATAACGCCGGCAAGCCCGATGAGCTTCACGCGCTGCGGGATATCTCGGTTGAGATCGAAAGAGGGCAGGTGACGGTGCTGCAGGGGCCGAGCGGTTCCGGCAAAACTTCCCTGCTCAGCCTGATCGGCTGCATGGCAAGACCCACTTCCGGGCGGATCATCGTCGACGGCAAGGATGTCGTCAAGCTTCCGGAGAGGTTTCTCACCGGGATCCGCCGGGAGAAGTTCGGTTTCATCTTCCAGCAGTTTCATCTCGTAAAGGACATCAGTGTCGAGGAAAACATCCTTTTGCCCCTCTATCCTCTTGAGATCGGCATCGGCGGCATGAAAGACCGGGCGGCGACGGTTCTGGGCAAACTCAGAATAGAGAACCGGAAACATCTCAAGGTGAAAAAACTGTCCGGCGGAGAGCAGCAGCGGGTGGCCATTGCCAGGGCGCTGATCAATGCGCCGGAGATTATCATTGCCGATGAGCCCACCGCCCACCTGGACAGAAAACTGGCCGGCGAGTTTATGGATATCCTTGCCTCCCTGCAGGATGAAGGCAAGACCATCGTCATTGCCACCCATGATCCTTTTGTCTCCGAAAATCAGCTTGTCCGGAAAGTGGTCTGTATGGAGGATGGGCGTGTAGAAAAGGTAGTTGAACGGTGA
- a CDS encoding SCO family protein, which produces MKHFYLIVAFFIFLTAIAVTDAGASAGKYERSLARVAIPDVVLVNQRGEKVRIKSLLEADEPVIVDFIYATCTTICPILSAGFANLQTKYGPEIENVRLVSISIDPENDTPKVMQEYLGRYEAQAGWDFLSGSRMDIDMVMKAFDAYFRDKMDHQPLNFVRSVEDGRWLRLYGLMSSRDLINELQKMRVK; this is translated from the coding sequence ATGAAACACTTCTATTTGATAGTGGCGTTTTTCATCTTTCTGACGGCGATTGCGGTTACCGATGCCGGGGCTTCAGCGGGGAAATATGAGCGATCGTTGGCAAGGGTTGCCATTCCCGATGTGGTGCTGGTGAATCAGCGTGGAGAAAAGGTCCGGATCAAGTCTCTGCTGGAAGCGGATGAACCGGTCATCGTTGATTTTATCTATGCCACCTGCACCACCATCTGCCCGATTCTTTCCGCAGGTTTTGCCAATCTCCAGACAAAATACGGCCCGGAAATTGAAAATGTCCGTCTGGTTTCCATCTCCATTGATCCGGAGAACGACACGCCCAAGGTCATGCAGGAGTATCTTGGCCGCTACGAGGCGCAAGCGGGTTGGGACTTTCTGAGCGGAAGCCGGATGGATATCGATATGGTGATGAAGGCATTTGATGCCTATTTTCGTGACAAAATGGACCATCAGCCGCTGAACTTTGTCCGTTCTGTGGAGGATGGCCGGTGGCTCAGGCTTTACGGCCTGATGAGCAGCCGCGACCTGATCAATGAACTCCAGAAAATGAGGGTGAAATGA